The following are encoded in a window of Pedobacter cryoconitis genomic DNA:
- a CDS encoding CCA tRNA nucleotidyltransferase, whose product MKKNLEHPVFKVMADIADENHIEAYVIGGYVRDIFLQRPSKDIDVVVLGNGIEFAELTGKQLKSKVAVFKNFGTAMLKYRELELEFVGARKESYRADSRKPIVENGTIKDDQLRRDFTINALAISLNKENFGQLVDPFNGVEDLNNKLIRTPLDAEITFSDDPLRMMRAIRFATQLNFSIDEQALAAIAKQKERISIVSKERITDELNKIILSPVPSIGFKYLFDTGLLHIIFPQMANLYGVEIIKGKGHKDNFYHTLQVLDNICEVTEDLWLRWAAILHDIAKPPTKRFEENHGWTFHGHEDKGARMVPQIFSQLKLPLNEKMKFVQKMVQLHLRPIVLAQEVVTDSAVRRVLFDAGEDIESLMLLCNADVTTKNEYKVKKYRNNFELVKQKLKDVEERDKIRNWQPPVSGNDIMEVFGLAAGKEVGMIKNAIREAILEGEITNSPDEALAFMLRKGKEFGLTPITEQPK is encoded by the coding sequence GTGAAAAAAAATCTAGAACATCCTGTTTTTAAGGTAATGGCTGATATTGCCGATGAAAATCATATCGAAGCCTATGTGATTGGTGGATACGTACGGGATATTTTTCTGCAAAGACCATCAAAGGATATTGATGTAGTCGTACTGGGAAATGGGATCGAATTCGCTGAACTTACTGGAAAACAGTTAAAGAGTAAGGTTGCCGTTTTTAAAAACTTCGGTACAGCCATGTTAAAGTACCGGGAGCTCGAACTTGAATTTGTTGGTGCAAGAAAAGAATCTTATCGCGCTGATTCCCGTAAGCCTATCGTTGAAAACGGTACAATTAAGGATGATCAGCTGAGAAGGGATTTTACAATCAATGCGCTGGCAATCTCGTTAAATAAAGAAAATTTCGGACAATTGGTCGATCCTTTTAATGGTGTAGAGGATTTGAATAATAAATTAATCCGTACCCCTCTGGATGCTGAAATCACTTTTTCAGACGATCCTTTACGCATGATGCGTGCGATCCGCTTTGCGACTCAATTGAATTTTAGTATTGATGAACAGGCATTAGCTGCAATTGCCAAACAAAAGGAAAGGATCAGTATTGTTTCCAAAGAAAGAATTACAGACGAACTGAATAAAATTATCCTCTCTCCTGTTCCCTCAATAGGTTTCAAATACTTGTTCGATACGGGCTTGCTTCATATCATATTTCCGCAAATGGCAAATTTATATGGAGTAGAAATCATCAAAGGAAAAGGACATAAAGACAATTTTTACCATACCTTGCAGGTACTGGATAATATCTGTGAAGTTACAGAGGATCTTTGGTTACGCTGGGCAGCGATTCTTCATGATATCGCGAAACCACCAACTAAACGCTTTGAGGAGAATCATGGCTGGACTTTTCATGGTCATGAAGATAAAGGAGCAAGAATGGTCCCCCAGATCTTTTCACAGCTGAAATTACCTCTGAACGAAAAAATGAAGTTTGTTCAAAAGATGGTTCAGCTACATTTGCGTCCTATTGTTCTGGCACAGGAAGTAGTAACGGATTCTGCGGTAAGACGTGTATTATTTGATGCGGGTGAAGATATTGAAAGCCTGATGTTACTTTGCAATGCAGATGTAACGACTAAAAATGAATATAAAGTAAAAAAATACCGGAATAACTTTGAGCTGGTTAAGCAAAAGCTGAAAGATGTAGAAGAGCGGGATAAAATAAGAAACTGGCAACCTCCTGTTTCGGGAAATGACATCATGGAAGTATTCGGCCTTGCTGCCGGTAAAGAAGTGGGCATGATTAAAAATGCAATCCGCGAAGCAATTCTGGAGGGAGAAATAACAAATTCACCTGACGAAGCGTTAGCATTTATGTTACGCAAGGGAAAAGAATTTGGATTAACTCCCATTACAGAACAACCTAAATAA
- a CDS encoding RNA-binding S4 domain-containing protein, whose translation MAEQEKLRIDKYLWAIRLFKTRTLATEACKAGRVKFNGQNVKASVVVKPGDVYQVSKGIEKKIIEVVELLYTRVESKIAVTKYKDITPLEETQGYKSMFHSPVLIRDRGAGRPTKRDRREIDDLKGNLFDEDEDKKD comes from the coding sequence ATGGCAGAGCAGGAAAAATTACGGATAGATAAATACTTGTGGGCAATAAGATTGTTTAAAACAAGAACTTTAGCAACTGAGGCGTGTAAAGCTGGCCGCGTTAAATTTAACGGTCAGAATGTGAAAGCTTCTGTAGTGGTCAAACCCGGTGACGTTTACCAGGTTTCCAAAGGAATCGAAAAAAAGATCATCGAGGTAGTCGAACTGTTGTATACCAGGGTCGAATCCAAGATCGCAGTGACGAAATATAAAGACATTACCCCGCTCGAAGAAACGCAGGGATATAAAAGTATGTTCCATTCACCAGTTCTAATCCGCGACAGGGGGGCAGGAAGGCCTACCAAGAGAGACAGAAGAGAGATTGATGATTTAAAAGGCAATCTTTTTGACGAAGATGAAGACAAAAAAGATTAG
- a CDS encoding L-threonylcarbamoyladenylate synthase produces MLKTEIDKALTVLKNGGVILYPTDTVWGIGCDATNEAAVEKINAIKGRSADKSFIVLVDNDSKIQSYIEEVPEVAYDLIEFAEHPLTIIFSGAKNLAKNVINADGSVGIRVVKHDFAQQLVQRFRKPIVSTSANLSGQPTPQFFDEIDEEIKAAVDYVVDWEQELKVNKKASTIMKLSPSGQFSFIRK; encoded by the coding sequence ATGCTAAAAACGGAAATTGACAAGGCTTTAACAGTCTTGAAAAATGGGGGCGTTATCCTCTATCCTACAGATACAGTATGGGGTATAGGTTGTGATGCGACGAATGAAGCAGCAGTCGAAAAAATTAATGCGATTAAAGGCCGCTCTGCTGATAAGAGTTTTATTGTCCTGGTGGATAATGATTCGAAAATACAAAGTTATATAGAGGAAGTGCCAGAGGTTGCGTACGATCTGATCGAATTTGCGGAACATCCATTAACCATTATTTTTTCCGGGGCAAAGAATTTAGCTAAAAATGTGATCAATGCAGATGGCAGTGTAGGTATAAGAGTGGTTAAACACGATTTTGCACAGCAGTTAGTGCAACGTTTCAGAAAACCGATCGTTTCTACCTCAGCTAACCTTTCAGGACAGCCTACCCCACAGTTTTTTGATGAGATAGACGAAGAAATTAAAGCTGCTGTAGATTATGTTGTGGACTGGGAACAGGAACTTAAAGTCAATAAAAAGGCATCTACAATCATGAAATTAAGTCCATCTGGTCAATTTTCCTTCATAAGAAAGTAA
- a CDS encoding 2,3,4,5-tetrahydropyridine-2,6-dicarboxylate N-succinyltransferase — translation MIKELKKLIEAAWEDRTLLEYTEYCEAIETVVMQLDKGEIRVAEPILNSWGINEWVKKAVILYFPIREMKEIEVGPFVFHDKMKLKTNYKELGVRVVPGASARYGAFLSKGVILMPSYVNIGAYIDEGTMVDTWATVGSCAQIGKHVHLSGGVGIGGVLEPIQAAPVIIEDNCFIGSRAIVVEGVRVEREAVLGANVVLTASTKIIDVTGSTPVEYKGIVPARSVVIPGSYTKKFPAGDYQVPCALIIGKRKESTDKKTSLNDALRENNVAV, via the coding sequence ATGATTAAAGAGTTGAAAAAGTTAATAGAGGCTGCTTGGGAAGACAGGACTTTATTAGAATATACTGAATATTGTGAAGCGATCGAGACTGTTGTGATGCAACTGGATAAGGGAGAAATCCGCGTTGCTGAACCAATTCTAAATTCATGGGGAATCAATGAATGGGTAAAGAAAGCTGTTATCCTTTATTTCCCTATCAGAGAAATGAAAGAAATTGAAGTTGGCCCTTTCGTATTTCATGATAAAATGAAATTGAAAACCAATTATAAAGAATTAGGAGTGAGAGTTGTTCCTGGTGCAAGTGCACGTTATGGCGCATTTTTATCTAAAGGAGTAATTTTAATGCCTTCTTATGTGAACATCGGTGCTTATATTGATGAAGGTACAATGGTTGATACCTGGGCTACAGTAGGCTCTTGTGCACAAATCGGAAAGCATGTACACTTAAGTGGTGGTGTTGGTATCGGTGGTGTTTTAGAGCCAATTCAGGCTGCTCCGGTTATTATCGAAGACAACTGCTTTATCGGTTCAAGGGCTATCGTTGTGGAAGGTGTACGTGTAGAACGTGAGGCTGTTTTAGGCGCAAACGTTGTATTGACTGCTTCTACTAAAATTATTGATGTTACAGGAAGTACGCCTGTTGAATATAAAGGTATCGTGCCTGCAAGATCAGTAGTGATTCCAGGAAGTTATACAAAAAAATTCCCTGCTGGTGATTACCAGGTTCCTTGTGCACTGATCATTGGAAAACGTAAAGAATCTACAGATAAAAAGACTTCACTTAATGATGCATTAAGAGAAAACAATGTAGCAGTGTAA
- the gyrB gene encoding DNA topoisomerase (ATP-hydrolyzing) subunit B, which yields MSEEKDSKSNYSADNIQVLEGLEAVRKRPSMYIGDTGVKGLHHLVYEVVDNSIDEALAGHANTITVNILKDNSIRVEDNGRGIPTGIMQKEQKSALEVVMTVLHAGGKFDKDTYKVSGGLHGVGVSCVNALSIHLKAEVHREGKVWVQEYREGKPQYDVKTVGETEKRGTVITFTPDDKIFTQTTEYRYDTLASRLRELSFLNKGISLTLTDEREVDEQGNFLTELFLSEGGLKEFVQFLDGGRPSLIAEPIYVEGIKNGIPVELALQYNDSYAENVHSYVNNINTHEGGTHIAGFRRGLTRTLKAYADKSGLLKNVKFEITGDDFREGLTAVISVKVQEPQFEGQTKTKLGNTEVMGAVDIAVGEALGIYLEEYPREAKMIVNKVILAATARAAARKAREMVQRKSVMGGSGLPGKLADCSDSDPEKCELYLVEGDSAGGTAKQGRDRNFQAILPLKGKILNVEKAMEHKIYENDEIKNMFTALGVSIGTPEDDKALNLTKLRYHKIVIMTDADIDGSHITTLILTFFFRYMKALIEAGYVYIAAPPLYLVKKGKDQEYCWNDIQRDAAVQRLKGQGKEESVHIQRYKGLGEMNAEQLWDTTLNPANRTLMQATIENAAECDHTFSMLMGDEVAPRREFIERNAKYAKIDA from the coding sequence ATGAGCGAAGAAAAAGATTCAAAGTCAAATTATTCGGCAGATAATATACAGGTATTAGAAGGTTTAGAAGCGGTGCGTAAGCGCCCTTCAATGTATATAGGTGATACGGGTGTTAAAGGATTGCACCATTTGGTTTATGAAGTAGTAGATAACTCTATTGATGAGGCTCTGGCTGGACATGCCAATACGATTACGGTAAATATTCTTAAAGATAATTCTATCAGAGTTGAGGATAACGGTCGTGGTATTCCAACAGGGATCATGCAAAAAGAACAAAAATCGGCGCTTGAGGTTGTAATGACTGTACTGCATGCCGGTGGTAAGTTCGATAAAGACACTTATAAAGTTTCCGGTGGATTGCACGGTGTAGGGGTAAGTTGCGTAAACGCATTATCTATACACCTGAAAGCAGAAGTACACCGTGAAGGAAAAGTCTGGGTACAGGAATACCGTGAAGGTAAACCACAGTATGATGTTAAGACTGTTGGTGAAACTGAAAAAAGAGGTACGGTAATTACTTTTACTCCGGATGACAAGATCTTTACCCAGACTACAGAATATCGTTATGATACACTGGCTTCGCGTTTAAGAGAGTTATCTTTCTTAAATAAAGGGATCAGCTTAACACTGACAGATGAGCGTGAAGTTGATGAGCAGGGAAATTTCCTGACTGAACTTTTCCTTTCTGAAGGTGGTTTAAAAGAATTTGTTCAGTTTCTGGACGGAGGACGTCCTTCACTGATTGCTGAGCCTATTTATGTAGAGGGGATCAAAAATGGTATTCCGGTAGAGCTTGCTTTGCAGTACAATGACAGTTATGCTGAAAATGTACACTCTTATGTAAATAATATCAATACACATGAAGGCGGTACACATATTGCCGGTTTCAGAAGAGGTTTAACCCGTACTTTAAAAGCTTATGCTGACAAGTCAGGGTTACTTAAAAACGTTAAATTCGAGATTACCGGTGATGACTTTCGTGAAGGTCTGACTGCTGTAATTTCGGTAAAAGTACAAGAGCCGCAATTTGAAGGGCAGACCAAAACCAAATTAGGTAACACTGAGGTTATGGGTGCTGTGGATATTGCTGTTGGTGAAGCATTGGGTATCTACCTGGAAGAATATCCAAGAGAAGCCAAAATGATCGTTAACAAGGTTATTCTTGCAGCTACAGCACGTGCGGCAGCACGTAAAGCACGTGAGATGGTTCAGCGTAAGAGTGTAATGGGCGGATCTGGTTTACCAGGTAAATTAGCCGATTGCTCGGACAGTGATCCTGAAAAATGTGAATTGTACCTTGTCGAGGGAGATTCCGCGGGTGGAACTGCAAAACAGGGCCGTGACCGTAACTTCCAGGCTATTCTTCCATTGAAAGGTAAAATCCTTAACGTGGAAAAAGCAATGGAGCATAAAATCTACGAAAACGACGAGATCAAGAATATGTTTACTGCACTGGGTGTAAGTATAGGTACTCCTGAAGATGACAAAGCATTAAACCTGACTAAGCTTCGTTACCATAAGATTGTAATCATGACGGATGCGGATATTGACGGATCACACATTACTACACTGATCCTGACCTTCTTCTTCAGATACATGAAAGCATTGATCGAAGCCGGTTATGTTTATATCGCAGCGCCACCACTTTACCTTGTTAAAAAAGGAAAAGATCAGGAATATTGCTGGAATGATATCCAGCGTGATGCAGCAGTACAGCGCTTAAAAGGACAAGGTAAAGAAGAAAGTGTTCATATCCAGCGTTACAAAGGTTTGGGTGAGATGAACGCAGAACAACTTTGGGATACTACATTAAACCCGGCTAACCGTACCTTAATGCAGGCAACCATTGAAAATGCTGCCGAGTGTGACCATACTTTCTCAATGTTAATGGGAGACGAAGTAGCACCACGAAGAGAATTCATCGAAAGAAATGCTAAATACGCGAAGATTGACGCTTAG
- a CDS encoding OmpH family outer membrane protein, translating into MNRTSFKLSTLATAVALVSVLASCQSKDNKAATDTAVKTDVAATTVKANEPIVYVNSDSLLTKYQYFKDLKTKLDAKSKAAQTDLAAKQQAFQREVAQYQQTQNTLPADQRATTEQRLARKQQELQAYQQNAGAALQNEQGAEQEKLYNKIADYLKIYAKGKGYKMVLTYQKGNSAILFADASLDVTSEVITGLNEGYKADKK; encoded by the coding sequence ATGAACAGAACATCCTTCAAACTAAGCACACTGGCTACCGCTGTAGCATTAGTTTCAGTATTGGCTTCCTGCCAGAGTAAAGACAACAAAGCTGCGACTGATACTGCGGTTAAAACTGACGTTGCTGCAACAACAGTTAAAGCTAACGAGCCTATCGTTTATGTAAATTCGGATTCGTTATTAACTAAGTACCAGTACTTCAAAGATCTTAAGACCAAATTAGATGCTAAATCTAAAGCTGCTCAGACTGATCTTGCTGCAAAACAACAGGCTTTTCAACGTGAAGTTGCTCAATATCAGCAAACTCAAAATACATTGCCTGCTGATCAGAGAGCTACTACTGAACAAAGATTAGCACGTAAACAACAGGAATTACAAGCTTATCAGCAAAATGCCGGCGCTGCTTTACAAAATGAGCAAGGTGCTGAGCAAGAAAAATTATACAACAAAATTGCTGATTACCTGAAAATCTATGCTAAAGGTAAAGGTTATAAAATGGTGTTGACTTACCAGAAAGGTAACAGTGCTATTTTATTCGCTGATGCTTCTTTAGATGTGACAAGTGAAGTGATCACTGGTCTTAACGAAGGTTACAAGGCTGACAAAAAATAA
- a CDS encoding glycosyltransferase family 4 protein, with translation MNIGFDGKRAANNFTGLGNYSRSLVLQLSEFFPQNQYFIYSPKVKRHGQISSFFERQNIHLVLPENSSLLWRTFGVKKQLKKDNIAIYHGLSNEIPVGVSPAIRTVVTIHDLIFLRYPQYYKFIDRTIYNFKSKYACKHADHIIAISEQTKNDIIEYYQVDPSKIEVLYQTCDDSFKQIIGQEFKDSIRIKYQLPEKYILNVGTIEPRKNLLALVQALPAIDPEFKLVVVGKKQSYAQKVIAEIEKLGLRERVIFLKDIPFTDLPAIYQLATVFVYPSFYEGFGIPVIEALYGRIPVVAATGSCLEEAGGPHSLYIDPNDAAALAKAVNAVLTDQKLADQMKAEGLRYAQQFNTANLARQLMNSYSNMIAKD, from the coding sequence ATGAATATTGGTTTTGATGGAAAAAGAGCTGCCAATAATTTTACCGGTTTAGGCAATTACAGCAGGTCACTTGTTTTACAGTTATCAGAATTTTTCCCTCAAAACCAATACTTTATTTACAGTCCCAAGGTAAAACGCCACGGTCAGATTTCTTCCTTTTTTGAAAGACAGAATATTCACCTGGTGTTACCTGAAAATTCTTCGCTCTTATGGAGAACTTTCGGCGTAAAAAAGCAACTAAAAAAAGATAACATTGCTATTTATCATGGTTTAAGTAATGAAATCCCCGTCGGTGTATCTCCGGCTATCCGGACTGTAGTTACCATTCATGATCTTATCTTTCTGCGTTATCCGCAGTATTATAAATTCATAGACCGCACGATTTACAATTTCAAAAGTAAATATGCCTGCAAACATGCCGATCATATCATCGCCATCAGTGAGCAGACCAAAAATGATATCATTGAATATTATCAGGTTGATCCTTCGAAAATAGAAGTGCTCTATCAAACCTGTGATGATTCTTTTAAACAAATTATCGGGCAGGAATTTAAAGATTCAATCCGCATAAAATATCAGCTGCCTGAAAAGTATATCCTCAATGTAGGAACAATCGAACCCAGAAAAAACTTACTGGCTTTAGTACAGGCTTTACCCGCTATTGACCCTGAGTTTAAATTGGTCGTGGTTGGTAAAAAGCAGTCTTATGCACAAAAAGTAATCGCGGAGATTGAAAAACTGGGACTTAGAGAAAGGGTTATCTTTCTGAAGGATATTCCCTTCACAGACCTCCCTGCGATCTATCAGCTGGCTACTGTATTTGTTTATCCGTCTTTTTATGAAGGTTTTGGTATCCCGGTCATCGAGGCACTTTATGGCCGTATACCGGTTGTTGCGGCAACAGGCTCTTGTCTGGAAGAAGCAGGCGGCCCGCATAGTTTGTATATAGATCCAAATGATGCTGCTGCACTGGCAAAGGCAGTAAATGCTGTTTTAACGGATCAAAAGCTGGCTGACCAGATGAAAGCGGAGGGCCTGCGCTACGCACAGCAATTCAATACTGCTAATTTAGCCCGTCAGCTGATGAATTCTTACAGCAACATGATCGCTAAAGATTAA
- the miaA gene encoding tRNA (adenosine(37)-N6)-dimethylallyltransferase MiaA has protein sequence MAKNKTLIVIAGPTAIGKTALAITLAQHFTTEIISADSRQFFKEMSIGTAKPHADELAAAKHHFIDSHSINTFFSTGDFEKQALGLLDEIFTRHDLAIMVGGSGLYLDAVTKGLDELPDTDMEIRSQLNQLFETEGLEPIKAQLEAADPEYYAKVDQANTQRLIRGLEFFLSTGKKVSSFLTNSKKERSFNIIKIGLNMERPLLYERINHRVDVMLEEGLLEEVKSLKDYRELNALKTVGYTELFDYLDGTITYDIAVDKIKQNTRRFAKRQLTWFRRDTQIHWFSPDQSAEVINFLEESIKK, from the coding sequence ATGGCAAAAAATAAAACATTAATTGTAATTGCAGGGCCAACGGCAATAGGTAAAACAGCTTTAGCTATTACGCTGGCCCAACATTTTACAACAGAAATCATCTCTGCTGATTCCAGGCAGTTTTTCAAGGAGATGTCAATAGGAACCGCAAAGCCTCATGCAGATGAGCTTGCTGCCGCTAAACATCATTTTATTGATTCTCATTCTATCAATACTTTCTTCAGTACGGGAGATTTCGAGAAACAAGCTTTAGGGCTATTGGATGAAATCTTTACCAGGCATGATCTGGCAATTATGGTTGGAGGATCTGGTTTATACCTGGATGCTGTCACTAAAGGACTTGATGAATTGCCTGATACGGACATGGAAATCAGATCTCAGCTGAATCAGCTATTTGAAACAGAGGGGCTGGAACCCATCAAAGCACAACTTGAAGCGGCTGATCCGGAGTATTATGCAAAAGTAGACCAGGCGAATACGCAACGTCTCATCCGCGGACTGGAGTTTTTTCTGTCTACAGGGAAAAAGGTCTCCTCATTTTTAACGAACAGCAAAAAAGAGAGATCTTTTAATATTATAAAAATCGGTTTGAATATGGAAAGACCTCTTTTATATGAACGCATCAACCATCGTGTAGATGTGATGCTGGAGGAAGGTCTGTTAGAAGAAGTCAAATCACTGAAAGATTACAGAGAACTCAATGCACTAAAAACTGTTGGGTATACTGAACTTTTCGATTATCTGGATGGCACAATTACTTATGATATTGCGGTAGATAAGATCAAGCAGAACACCAGGCGATTTGCAAAGCGTCAGCTGACCTGGTTCAGAAGGGACACACAAATCCATTGGTTCTCCCCTGATCAGTCGGCAGAAGTCATCAATTTCCTGGAAGAATCAATAAAAAAATAA
- a CDS encoding nucleoside deaminase: MEKETKEERAHKKFMRLAIALSEQNVSESLGGPFGAVVVKDGKIVAKSGNRVTTTNDPTAHAEVSAIRLACKKLKTFDLNGCVIYTSCEPCPMCLSAIYWSRINIIYYANTKADAAHIGFDDQFIYEELDKPMEKRTIPVNQLLREEAQQAFKLWEQSAIKIEY; encoded by the coding sequence ATGGAAAAAGAAACAAAAGAAGAGCGTGCCCATAAAAAGTTTATGCGCCTGGCTATTGCACTATCAGAGCAGAATGTATCAGAAAGCCTGGGAGGCCCTTTTGGCGCTGTAGTAGTTAAAGATGGAAAAATTGTAGCCAAAAGTGGAAACAGGGTGACTACAACAAATGACCCTACTGCACATGCAGAAGTATCTGCGATCAGACTGGCCTGCAAAAAATTAAAAACTTTTGACCTGAATGGTTGTGTGATCTATACCAGTTGTGAACCTTGTCCGATGTGTCTGAGTGCCATCTACTGGTCAAGGATCAATATTATCTATTATGCAAATACAAAGGCTGATGCTGCTCATATTGGTTTTGATGATCAGTTTATTTACGAAGAACTGGATAAACCGATGGAGAAACGTACCATCCCTGTGAACCAGCTGTTAAGGGAAGAAGCTCAGCAGGCTTTTAAACTCTGGGAACAGTCTGCTATAAAAATTGAATATTAG
- a CDS encoding IS1096 element passenger TnpR family protein, translating into MAIYRFRLSFDDYDEVIREIDIKSTQTFEDLHKALHRTTGYNAEKSSSFYVSSDHWIKGDEIAYLPTQKKTDRGVSLMEKSRLSAFIEDPHQKFYYIYNFDRPYEFHVELIKIILQTDPNIEYPVLFKSIGEAPKIFDANNIPTEVVTNNPISNDFDFLNEMDFVPEDTEEIEAMDGRGITTSEKSEDADDDDSDSDDFSEDEDYHEDEYDSKEDY; encoded by the coding sequence ATGGCAATTTATAGATTCAGACTTAGTTTTGACGATTACGATGAAGTAATCAGAGAGATCGATATCAAATCAACGCAAACTTTTGAAGATTTACATAAAGCACTACACCGCACAACAGGTTATAATGCAGAAAAATCTTCTTCATTTTATGTAAGTTCTGATCATTGGATCAAAGGGGATGAAATCGCCTATCTTCCAACACAAAAGAAAACCGATCGCGGTGTAAGCTTAATGGAAAAATCCAGGCTGAGTGCTTTTATTGAAGATCCACATCAGAAATTTTATTATATCTACAATTTTGACCGTCCTTATGAGTTTCATGTAGAACTGATCAAAATTATTTTGCAGACAGATCCTAATATTGAATATCCTGTTCTTTTCAAAAGTATCGGTGAAGCACCTAAGATCTTTGATGCCAACAATATCCCAACTGAAGTCGTAACGAATAACCCTATTTCTAATGATTTCGATTTTCTGAACGAGATGGACTTTGTACCTGAAGACACAGAAGAAATTGAAGCGATGGATGGCCGTGGTATCACTACATCAGAAAAAAGTGAAGATGCTGATGACGACGATTCAGATTCAGATGATTTCTCTGAAGATGAAGATTACCATGAAGATGAGTACGATAGCAAAGAAGATTACTAA